One genomic region from Streptomyces sp. NBC_01304 encodes:
- the hisH gene encoding imidazole glycerol phosphate synthase subunit HisH produces MTASSTAKKVVVFDYGFGNVRSAERALARVGADVEITRDYDTAMNADGLLVPGVGAFSACMKGLKEARGDWIVGRRLSGGRPVMGICVGMQILFARGIEHGVETEGLDEWPGTVEPLKAPIVPHMGWNTVEAPEDTELFAGLDADARYYFVHSYAVRDWTLETGNANIRAPKVTWATHGEPFVAAVENGALWATQFHPEKSGDAGAQLLTNWIGTL; encoded by the coding sequence ATGACTGCTTCTTCCACGGCCAAGAAGGTCGTCGTCTTCGACTACGGCTTCGGGAACGTGCGGTCCGCCGAGCGGGCGCTGGCCCGGGTCGGCGCGGACGTCGAGATAACCCGTGACTACGACACGGCCATGAACGCCGACGGCCTGCTCGTCCCCGGCGTCGGCGCCTTCTCCGCCTGCATGAAGGGCCTCAAGGAGGCGCGCGGCGACTGGATCGTCGGCCGCCGCCTCTCCGGCGGCCGCCCCGTGATGGGCATCTGCGTCGGCATGCAGATCCTCTTCGCCCGGGGCATCGAGCACGGCGTGGAGACCGAGGGCCTCGACGAGTGGCCCGGCACGGTCGAGCCCCTCAAGGCGCCGATCGTCCCGCACATGGGCTGGAACACGGTCGAGGCCCCCGAGGACACCGAGCTGTTCGCGGGCCTCGACGCCGACGCCCGCTACTACTTCGTGCACTCGTACGCCGTCCGCGACTGGACCCTCGAGACCGGGAACGCCAACATCCGCGCCCCCAAGGTCACTTGGGCCACGCACGGGGAGCCCTTCGTGGCCGCCGTGGAGAACGGCGCGCTGTGGGCGACCCAGTTCCACCCCGAGAAGTCCGGCGACGCCGGCGCCCAGCTGCTGACCAACTGGATCGGAACCCTGTAA
- the hisB gene encoding imidazoleglycerol-phosphate dehydratase HisB: protein MSRIGRVERTTKETSVVVEIDLDGTGKVDVATGVGFYDHMLDQLGRHGLFDLTVKTEGDLHIDSHHTIEDTALALGAAFKQALGDKVGIYRFGNCTVPLDESLAQVTVDLSGRPYLVHTEPEKMAPMIGEYDTTMTRHILESFVAQAQIALHVHVPYGRNAHHIVECQFKALARALRYASERDPRAAGILPSTKGAL, encoded by the coding sequence ATGAGCCGCATCGGACGCGTGGAGCGCACCACCAAGGAGACCTCCGTCGTCGTCGAGATCGACCTCGACGGCACCGGCAAGGTCGATGTCGCGACCGGGGTCGGCTTCTACGACCACATGCTCGACCAGCTCGGCCGCCACGGCCTCTTCGACCTCACGGTCAAGACCGAGGGCGACCTGCACATCGACTCGCACCACACCATCGAGGACACCGCCCTCGCGCTCGGCGCCGCCTTCAAGCAGGCGCTCGGCGACAAGGTCGGCATCTACCGCTTCGGCAACTGCACCGTCCCGCTGGACGAGTCGCTCGCCCAGGTGACCGTCGACCTCTCCGGCCGCCCGTACCTCGTGCACACCGAGCCCGAGAAGATGGCGCCGATGATCGGCGAGTACGACACGACGATGACCCGGCACATCCTGGAGTCCTTCGTCGCCCAGGCGCAGATCGCCCTGCACGTCCACGTGCCGTACGGGCGCAACGCCCACCACATCGTCGAGTGCCAGTTCAAGGCCCTCGCCCGCGCGCTGCGTTACGCCTCCGAGCGCGACCCGCGTGCGGCCGGCATCCTCCCGTCGACCAAGGGCGCACTGTGA
- a CDS encoding DUF2567 domain-containing protein: protein MTAPHTPPHQPPPNQPQDPWQAPPPPSGGASYGKPGAGGTAVAAELREGAIAAVAVTIGGVLLGLLWLWLAPKVALISNGEAVFIRDTEGEQAIGADGTFILLGLAFGALSALVVFLLRRRGGIALVVGLAVGGLLASVLAWRFGIWFGPGDDVVARAKAAGEGVAFDAPLKLNALGGLLAWPVAAMAVHLALTAMFGPRDDPSHAYWDRPGPGQDHLPEDRLPEQPGGHS from the coding sequence GTGACCGCACCGCATACGCCGCCCCACCAGCCGCCGCCGAACCAGCCGCAGGACCCCTGGCAGGCCCCACCGCCGCCGTCCGGGGGAGCCTCGTACGGCAAGCCCGGCGCGGGCGGCACCGCTGTCGCGGCCGAGCTGCGCGAGGGCGCGATCGCCGCTGTGGCCGTGACGATCGGCGGTGTGCTGCTGGGACTGCTGTGGCTGTGGCTGGCGCCCAAGGTGGCGCTGATCTCGAACGGCGAGGCGGTCTTCATCAGGGACACCGAGGGCGAGCAGGCGATCGGTGCGGACGGAACGTTCATCCTGCTCGGGCTCGCGTTCGGCGCGCTCAGTGCGCTCGTGGTCTTCCTGCTGCGCAGGCGCGGCGGCATCGCACTCGTCGTCGGCCTCGCGGTCGGCGGGCTGCTCGCGTCCGTCCTGGCCTGGCGCTTCGGCATCTGGTTCGGCCCGGGCGACGACGTGGTGGCGCGCGCCAAGGCGGCCGGCGAGGGCGTGGCCTTCGACGCCCCGCTGAAGCTGAACGCGCTCGGCGGACTGCTCGCCTGGCCGGTCGCGGCGATGGCCGTGCATCTGGCGCTCACCGCGATGTTCGGGCCGCGTGACGACCCGTCGCACGCCTACTGGGACCGGCCGGGGCCGGGCCAGGACCACCTGCCGGAGGACCGCCTGCCGGAGCAGCCGGGCGGTCACTCCTGA
- the hisD gene encoding histidinol dehydrogenase, translating into MISVIDLRGEALPEGAALRTLLPRADFDVAAALDKVRPICEDVHHRGDAALVEYAQKFDGVQLDQVKVPAEALEKALAELDPEVRAALEESIRRARIVHRAQRRSTETTQVVPGGTVTERWVPVDRVGLYAPGGRAVYPSSVIMDVVPAQEAEVPSIALASPAQKEFGGLPHPTILAACALLGVDEVYAAGGATAVAMFAYGTESCPPAPMVMGPGNIWVAAAKRYFTGVIGIDSEAGPTEIAVLADDTADPVHVASDLISQAEHDPLAASVLVTTSEALAAGVQKELAAQVAVSKHREERIEPALQGKQSAIVLVDTVEDGLAVVNAYGAEHLEIQTADAAAVAERVTNAGAIFVGPYAPVSLGDYCAGSNHVLPTGGCACHSSGLSVQSFLRGIHIVDYSQGALADVAHHVVTLAEAEDLPAHGAAIKARFGWKVPGK; encoded by the coding sequence GTGATCTCCGTTATCGACCTGCGCGGCGAGGCCCTCCCTGAGGGTGCCGCCCTGCGCACGCTGCTGCCCCGAGCCGACTTCGACGTTGCGGCCGCCCTGGACAAGGTGCGCCCGATCTGCGAGGACGTGCATCATCGTGGCGACGCGGCGCTGGTCGAGTACGCGCAGAAGTTCGACGGTGTGCAGCTGGACCAGGTCAAGGTCCCGGCCGAGGCGCTGGAGAAGGCCCTGGCGGAGCTGGACCCCGAGGTCAGGGCCGCACTGGAGGAGTCGATCCGGCGGGCCCGCATCGTCCACCGCGCACAGCGCCGCTCCACCGAGACCACGCAGGTCGTGCCCGGCGGCACGGTCACCGAGCGCTGGGTGCCGGTGGACCGGGTCGGGCTCTACGCGCCGGGCGGCCGGGCCGTCTACCCGTCGTCCGTGATCATGGACGTGGTGCCGGCCCAGGAGGCCGAGGTCCCCTCGATCGCGCTCGCCTCGCCCGCCCAGAAGGAGTTCGGCGGCCTGCCGCACCCCACCATCCTGGCCGCCTGCGCCCTGCTCGGAGTCGACGAGGTGTACGCGGCCGGCGGTGCCACCGCCGTGGCGATGTTCGCGTACGGCACCGAGTCCTGCCCGCCCGCGCCGATGGTGATGGGCCCCGGCAACATCTGGGTGGCCGCCGCCAAGCGCTACTTCACCGGCGTCATCGGCATCGACTCGGAGGCAGGACCGACCGAGATCGCCGTCCTCGCCGACGACACCGCCGACCCGGTGCACGTCGCCTCCGACCTGATCAGCCAGGCCGAGCACGACCCGCTCGCCGCCTCCGTCCTGGTCACCACCAGCGAGGCGCTGGCCGCCGGGGTGCAGAAGGAACTGGCGGCGCAGGTCGCCGTCAGCAAGCACCGCGAGGAGCGGATCGAGCCCGCGCTCCAGGGCAAGCAGTCCGCGATCGTCCTGGTCGACACCGTCGAGGACGGCCTCGCGGTCGTGAACGCGTACGGCGCCGAGCACCTGGAGATCCAGACCGCCGACGCCGCAGCCGTGGCCGAGCGCGTCACCAACGCCGGCGCGATCTTCGTCGGGCCCTACGCCCCCGTCTCGCTCGGCGACTACTGCGCGGGCTCCAACCACGTGCTGCCGACCGGCGGTTGCGCCTGCCACTCCTCGGGTCTGAGCGTGCAGTCCTTCCTGCGCGGCATCCACATCGTCGACTACTCGCAGGGCGCCCTCGCCGACGTGGCCCACCACGTGGTGACCCTCGCGGAGGCCGAGGACCTGCCCGCGCACGGCGCGGCGATCAAGGCGAGGTTCGGATGGAAGGTCCCGGGCAAGTGA
- a CDS encoding oxidoreductase encodes MTDGTGRPDDTADEMPDDLTAAEMGMWQAFRNGSRYDLSSGDPAVDDPFGGHPWGPGRSIRARVLCRLLLDGPPALPGRVSSVKLTGVLITGILDVAGGTVKPYVELRGCRFEKEILLPESRFTTLRLMECSIPRLEAARLHTEGDLHLPRCQVHRGIRLTDAHIGTDLLLSQAVVHRDRSNRTIMGDGLFVGQDLQAEMLESHGELSLRGAQVGVSLSLRGSRLINPYGSKALNAPQITVERTLYLTPAAVSNPRVTGGATPARGVRIQRFECQGGIRLDDGRFGDAVDFDQARFLLEQEQELSMRRIQTPELRFTGERPARGRVILSGARVVNLVDKSTSWPGPGQLRVGGFTYENLVPRGGFPLSRRLEWLLASTPEYSPEPYERLAAVLRNSGEDSDAREVLLAKQRRRRETLSSPAAKLWGYAQDWTVAYGYRPGRAAVWMAVLWAVGALAFSRYDPPAIKPGEGPAWEPTLYALDLLVPVINLGQDGYWRVEGAWQWAAAALILLGWVLATTVAAGASRLLRRG; translated from the coding sequence GTGACCGACGGTACGGGGCGGCCCGACGACACCGCAGACGAGATGCCGGACGACCTCACCGCCGCCGAGATGGGCATGTGGCAGGCCTTCCGGAACGGCAGCAGATACGACCTCTCCAGCGGCGACCCGGCCGTGGACGACCCGTTCGGCGGCCACCCCTGGGGCCCCGGGCGCAGCATCCGGGCCCGCGTCCTGTGCCGGCTCCTCCTGGACGGGCCGCCCGCGCTGCCCGGCCGGGTCTCCTCCGTCAAGCTGACCGGCGTGCTGATCACCGGCATCCTCGACGTCGCGGGCGGCACGGTGAAGCCGTACGTGGAGCTGCGCGGCTGCCGCTTCGAGAAGGAGATCCTGCTCCCGGAGAGCCGCTTCACCACGCTGCGCCTGATGGAGTGCTCGATCCCCCGCCTGGAGGCCGCCCGGCTGCACACCGAGGGCGATCTGCATCTCCCCCGCTGCCAGGTGCACCGCGGGATCCGGCTCACGGACGCCCACATCGGCACCGATCTGCTGCTCAGCCAGGCCGTCGTGCACCGGGACCGCAGCAATCGCACGATCATGGGCGACGGGCTCTTCGTCGGCCAGGACCTGCAGGCCGAGATGCTGGAGTCGCACGGCGAGCTCTCGCTGCGCGGCGCCCAGGTCGGCGTCTCGCTGAGCCTGCGGGGCAGCCGGCTCATCAATCCGTACGGCTCCAAGGCGCTGAACGCCCCGCAGATCACGGTCGAGCGCACCCTGTATCTGACGCCCGCCGCCGTGAGCAATCCCCGCGTGACGGGTGGCGCGACGCCCGCGCGCGGCGTCCGCATCCAGCGCTTCGAGTGCCAGGGCGGCATCCGCCTGGACGACGGACGGTTCGGCGACGCCGTCGACTTCGACCAGGCCCGCTTCCTCCTGGAGCAGGAGCAGGAGCTGTCGATGCGCCGCATCCAGACCCCCGAGCTGCGCTTCACCGGGGAGCGCCCGGCCCGCGGCCGGGTGATCCTGTCCGGCGCCCGGGTCGTCAACCTGGTCGACAAGTCGACGAGTTGGCCGGGCCCGGGTCAGCTCAGGGTCGGCGGCTTCACCTACGAGAACCTGGTGCCGCGCGGCGGCTTCCCGCTCTCCCGCCGCCTGGAGTGGCTGCTCGCGTCGACCCCGGAGTACAGCCCGGAGCCGTACGAGCGCCTCGCGGCCGTCCTGCGCAACAGCGGCGAGGACTCCGACGCCCGCGAGGTCCTCCTCGCCAAGCAGCGCCGCCGCCGCGAGACCCTTTCCTCACCCGCCGCCAAGCTCTGGGGGTACGCCCAGGACTGGACGGTCGCCTACGGCTACCGCCCCGGCCGGGCCGCGGTCTGGATGGCGGTGCTCTGGGCCGTCGGCGCCCTGGCCTTCTCCCGCTACGACCCCCCGGCGATCAAGCCCGGCGAAGGCCCGGCCTGGGAACCGACCCTGTACGCCCTGGACCTCCTGGTCCCGGTGATCAACCTGGGCCAGGACGGCTACTGGCGCGTGGAGGGCGCCTGGCAGTGGGCGGCGGCGGCCCTGATCCTGCTGGGCTGGGTCCTGGCCACGACGGTGGCGGCGGGGGCTTCGCGGCTGCTGCGGCGGGGCTGA
- the priA gene encoding bifunctional 1-(5-phosphoribosyl)-5-((5-phosphoribosylamino)methylideneamino)imidazole-4-carboxamide isomerase/phosphoribosylanthranilate isomerase PriA, whose amino-acid sequence MASKLELLPAVDVRDGQAVRLVHGESGSETSYGSPLEAALAWQRSGAEWLHLVDLDAAFGTGDNRALIAEVAGAMDIKVELSGGIRDDDTLAAALATGCTRVNLGTAALETPEWVAKVIAQYGDKIAVGLDVRGTTLRGRGWTRDGGDLYETLERLNAEGCSRYVVTDIAKDGTLQGPNLELLRNVCAATDRPVVASGGVSSLDDLRAIASLVPLGVEGSIVGKALYAKQFTLEEALEAVSS is encoded by the coding sequence ATGGCTTCGAAGCTTGAACTCCTGCCCGCCGTCGACGTCCGCGACGGCCAGGCCGTCCGCCTCGTCCACGGCGAGTCCGGCTCGGAGACCTCCTACGGCTCCCCGCTGGAGGCCGCCCTCGCCTGGCAGCGCTCCGGCGCCGAGTGGCTGCACCTGGTCGACCTGGACGCCGCCTTCGGCACCGGCGACAACCGCGCGCTGATCGCCGAGGTCGCGGGCGCCATGGACATCAAGGTCGAGCTGTCCGGCGGCATCCGCGACGACGACACCCTCGCCGCCGCGCTCGCCACCGGCTGCACGCGCGTGAACCTGGGCACCGCCGCCCTGGAGACCCCCGAGTGGGTCGCCAAGGTCATCGCCCAGTACGGCGACAAGATCGCCGTCGGCCTGGACGTACGCGGCACGACGCTGCGCGGCCGCGGCTGGACCCGTGACGGCGGCGACCTCTACGAGACCCTGGAGCGCCTCAACGCCGAGGGCTGCTCCCGCTACGTCGTCACCGACATCGCCAAGGACGGCACGCTGCAGGGCCCCAACCTGGAGCTCCTGCGCAACGTGTGCGCCGCAACGGACCGTCCGGTCGTCGCCTCCGGCGGCGTGAGCAGCCTCGACGACCTGCGGGCCATCGCCTCGCTCGTTCCGCTGGGCGTCGAGGGCTCCATCGTCGGCAAGGCGCTGTACGCCAAGCAGTTCACCCTGGAAGAGGCCCTTGAGGCGGTCTCCTCATGA
- a CDS encoding histidinol-phosphate transaminase — protein MSDASDQRSNVTIDELPVRDELRGKSPYGAPQLEVPVRLNTNENPYPLPEPLVARIAERVAQAARNLNRYPDRDAVELRTELARYLSRTAKHEVTVGNVWAANGSNEVIQQLLQTFGGPGRTAIGFEPSYSMHGLISRGTGTGWISGPRNDDFTIDVEAATKAIAENQPDVVFITSPNNPTGTAVDRDTVLALYEAAQAAKPSMVVIDEAYIEFSHGDSLLPLIEGRPNLVVSRTMSKAFGAAGLRLGYLAADPAVVDAVQLVRLPYHLSAVTQATALAALEHTDTLLGYVEQLKVERDRLVTELRAIGYEVTASDANFVQFGRFEGEGASHAMWQKILDRGVLVRDNGVPGWLRVTAGTPEENDAFLTAVRELKKEQGQRA, from the coding sequence GTGAGCGACGCAAGCGATCAGCGAAGCAACGTAACGATCGACGAACTGCCCGTACGCGACGAGCTGCGCGGCAAGTCCCCGTACGGGGCGCCCCAACTCGAGGTCCCCGTACGCCTGAACACCAACGAGAACCCCTACCCGCTGCCCGAGCCCCTCGTCGCGCGCATCGCCGAGCGGGTCGCGCAGGCGGCCAGGAACCTCAACCGCTACCCGGACCGGGACGCGGTCGAGCTGCGCACCGAGCTCGCCCGCTATCTGAGCCGCACAGCGAAGCACGAGGTCACGGTCGGCAACGTATGGGCGGCCAACGGTTCCAACGAGGTCATCCAGCAGCTCCTGCAGACCTTCGGCGGACCCGGCCGCACCGCGATCGGCTTCGAGCCCTCGTACTCGATGCACGGCCTGATCTCGCGCGGCACCGGCACCGGCTGGATCTCCGGGCCCCGCAACGACGACTTCACCATCGACGTCGAGGCGGCCACCAAGGCCATCGCCGAGAACCAGCCGGACGTCGTCTTCATCACCTCGCCCAACAACCCGACGGGCACGGCGGTCGACCGCGACACGGTCCTCGCGCTGTACGAGGCCGCGCAGGCGGCCAAGCCGTCGATGGTGGTGATCGACGAGGCGTACATCGAGTTCAGCCACGGCGACTCGCTGCTTCCCCTCATCGAGGGTCGGCCGAATCTCGTCGTCTCGCGCACCATGTCCAAGGCCTTCGGCGCCGCCGGACTGCGCCTCGGCTACCTGGCCGCCGACCCGGCGGTGGTGGACGCGGTGCAGCTCGTACGCCTGCCGTACCACCTGTCGGCCGTCACCCAGGCCACCGCGCTCGCGGCCCTGGAGCACACCGATACGCTCCTCGGGTACGTCGAGCAGCTCAAGGTGGAGCGCGACCGGCTCGTCACCGAGCTACGGGCGATCGGGTACGAAGTGACCGCGTCGGACGCGAATTTCGTGCAGTTCGGCAGGTTCGAAGGCGAGGGAGCCTCCCACGCGATGTGGCAGAAGATCCTCGACCGGGGCGTCCTCGTCCGTGACAACGGCGTACCGGGGTGGCTTCGGGTCACCGCCGGGACCCCCGAAGAAAACGACGCGTTCCTCACTGCGGTACGCGAACTGAAGAAGGAGCAGGGGCAGAGAGCATGA
- the hisF gene encoding imidazole glycerol phosphate synthase subunit HisF, with protein sequence MTLAVRVIPCLDVDNGRVVKGVNFQNLRDAGDPVEMAKVYDAEGADELTFLDITASSGNRETTYDVVRRTAEQVFIPLTVGGGVRTAEDVDKLLRAGADKVGVNTAAIARPELIREIAERFGRQVLVLSVDARRTESGSFEVTTHGGRKSAGIDAVEWAHRAAELGAGEILLNSMDADGTKDGYDLEMIAAVRKHVTVPVIASGGAGKLTDFPPAIAAGADAVLAASVFHFGDLRIGEVKGALREAGHPVR encoded by the coding sequence ATGACCCTGGCGGTCCGAGTCATCCCCTGCCTGGACGTGGACAACGGCCGGGTCGTCAAGGGCGTCAACTTCCAGAACCTGCGTGACGCGGGCGACCCCGTCGAGATGGCCAAGGTGTACGACGCCGAGGGCGCCGACGAGCTCACCTTCCTGGACATCACCGCGTCCTCCGGCAACCGCGAGACGACGTACGACGTGGTCCGCCGCACCGCCGAGCAGGTCTTCATCCCGCTCACCGTGGGCGGCGGCGTCCGCACCGCCGAGGACGTCGACAAGCTCCTTCGCGCCGGCGCCGACAAGGTCGGCGTGAACACCGCCGCCATCGCCCGGCCCGAGCTGATCCGGGAGATCGCCGAGCGCTTCGGCCGTCAGGTGCTGGTCCTCTCCGTGGACGCGCGCCGTACCGAGTCCGGCTCCTTCGAGGTGACGACCCACGGCGGCCGCAAGTCCGCCGGCATCGACGCCGTCGAATGGGCGCACCGGGCGGCCGAGTTGGGCGCGGGCGAGATCCTGCTCAACTCCATGGACGCCGACGGCACCAAGGACGGCTACGACCTGGAAATGATCGCGGCCGTACGCAAGCACGTCACCGTCCCCGTCATCGCGTCCGGCGGCGCCGGCAAGCTGACCGACTTCCCGCCCGCGATCGCGGCGGGCGCGGACGCCGTACTCGCCGCGTCCGTCTTCCACTTCGGGGATCTGCGGATCGGCGAGGTCAAGGGGGCGCTGCGGGAAGCGGGTCACCCGGTGCGGTGA
- a CDS encoding LON peptidase substrate-binding domain-containing protein, which translates to MTTVRLPLFPLNTVLFPGLVLPLNVFEERYRAMMRDLVKAIPEDSDEPRRFAVVAIRDGLEVAPAAPGMPDRTSVPERGPAAGFGEDPITSFHEVGCIADAATIRERADGSFEVLATGTSRVRLLSVDASGAYLTAELEELEEDPGDEAGALAEGVLRAFRAYQKRLAGARERSLSTGAELPDEPSVVSYLVAAAAVLDVPTKQRLLEAPDTASRLRDELKLLRSETAVIRNLPSLPAVELTRGPTSLN; encoded by the coding sequence GTGACCACCGTCCGGCTTCCCCTCTTCCCGCTGAACACCGTGCTGTTCCCGGGACTCGTGCTGCCTCTGAACGTCTTCGAGGAGCGCTATCGCGCGATGATGCGCGACCTCGTCAAGGCGATCCCCGAGGACTCCGACGAGCCCCGGCGCTTCGCGGTCGTCGCCATCCGCGACGGTCTGGAGGTGGCCCCGGCCGCCCCCGGCATGCCGGACCGGACGTCCGTGCCCGAGCGCGGCCCCGCGGCCGGCTTCGGCGAGGACCCGATCACGTCGTTCCACGAGGTGGGCTGCATCGCGGACGCGGCGACGATCCGGGAGCGTGCCGACGGCAGCTTCGAGGTCCTCGCCACCGGTACGAGCCGGGTCAGGCTGCTCTCCGTGGACGCGTCCGGCGCCTATCTGACGGCCGAGCTGGAGGAGCTGGAGGAGGACCCGGGGGACGAGGCGGGCGCCCTCGCCGAGGGCGTGCTGCGGGCGTTCCGCGCCTACCAGAAGCGCCTCGCGGGCGCCCGGGAACGCTCCCTGTCCACGGGCGCGGAGCTGCCCGACGAGCCCTCCGTGGTGTCGTATCTCGTCGCGGCGGCGGCCGTCCTCGACGTCCCCACCAAGCAGCGCCTCCTCGAGGCCCCGGACACCGCCTCGCGCCTGCGCGACGAGCTGAAACTCCTTCGCTCCGAGACGGCGGTCATCCGTAATCTGCCGTCGTTGCCCGCGGTCGAGCTGACCCGGGGACCGACCAGCCTCAACTGA
- the ybaK gene encoding Cys-tRNA(Pro) deacylase, with translation MAKKPKKQQSAGTPATVALTAAGAPFTVHQYAHDPAHPSYGDEAAEAMGVSPDRVFKTLVAEVDGELTVAVVPVAGSLDLKALAAAVGGKKAAMADPVAAERTTGYVRGGISPLGQRKKLRTVLDDSASAHSTICVSAGRRGLEVELAPDDLAKLTEAVLAPVGRA, from the coding sequence TTGGCGAAGAAGCCCAAGAAGCAGCAGTCCGCCGGCACGCCCGCGACGGTCGCCCTGACCGCGGCCGGTGCGCCGTTCACGGTCCACCAGTACGCGCACGACCCGGCCCACCCGTCCTACGGGGACGAGGCCGCCGAGGCCATGGGCGTCTCCCCGGACCGCGTCTTCAAGACCCTGGTCGCCGAGGTCGACGGCGAACTGACCGTGGCCGTAGTCCCGGTCGCGGGCTCCCTCGACCTGAAGGCGCTGGCTGCCGCGGTGGGCGGCAAGAAGGCCGCGATGGCGGACCCGGTCGCGGCAGAACGTACGACCGGCTATGTACGCGGCGGAATCTCGCCCCTGGGCCAGCGCAAGAAGCTCCGCACGGTCCTGGACGACTCGGCCTCGGCGCACTCCACGATCTGCGTCTCGGCGGGCCGCCGCGGCCTCGAAGTGGAGCTCGCACCGGACGACTTGGCAAAGCTGACCGAGGCGGTGCTCGCCCCGGTCGGGCGGGCCTAG
- a CDS encoding RidA family protein — protein MTSDAIRRVRSGSPWEDVFGFSRAVAAGDRVVVGGTTSFKGDILYGEGDPYEQAKVAFSHAIEALGEFGIGAESVIRTRMLLTHARDADAVGRAHKEFFDSVRPVTTLAVVHAFVDPRILVEVELEAFRGAQQS, from the coding sequence ATGACGTCCGATGCCATCCGGCGCGTGCGGAGCGGCAGCCCCTGGGAGGACGTCTTCGGCTTCTCCCGGGCCGTCGCGGCGGGCGACCGGGTCGTGGTCGGCGGCACGACGTCGTTCAAGGGCGACATCCTGTACGGCGAGGGCGACCCCTACGAGCAGGCGAAGGTGGCTTTCTCCCACGCCATCGAGGCGCTGGGCGAGTTCGGGATCGGCGCCGAGTCCGTCATCCGCACCCGCATGCTGCTGACCCACGCCCGCGACGCGGACGCGGTGGGCCGCGCCCACAAGGAGTTCTTCGACTCCGTACGCCCCGTGACGACGCTCGCCGTGGTGCACGCCTTCGTGGACCCGCGGATCCTGGTCGAAGTAGAGCTCGAAGCCTTCCGAGGAGCACAGCAGTCATGA
- a CDS encoding ABC transporter permease, which produces MTSYVPAEAAVSGRGAVPRPADDVAAAPLAPRARLLPSLGAVYRAQLSRARVARIPLLFVATFQSVGIMVLMRGVVDGGGEARAVVAGSSVLVVAFVALNLLAQYFGQLRGSGGLDHYATLPVPPAAVVLGAAGAYASFTVPGTFVTAVFGSVLFGLPLTHLWVLLAVVPLAGAALAGLGAALGLLAPRPELATLLGQLGMSAALLLGVLPADRMPQAIGYARDLLPSTYGVEAFARTFDAHPDWSAVALDLAICAGVGVASLAVATWAYRRAAVR; this is translated from the coding sequence GTGACGAGCTACGTACCTGCCGAGGCGGCCGTGAGCGGACGCGGTGCCGTCCCGCGCCCCGCGGACGACGTCGCGGCGGCGCCCCTGGCTCCCCGTGCCCGGCTGCTGCCCTCGCTCGGCGCCGTCTACCGGGCCCAGCTGTCGCGGGCCCGGGTCGCCCGGATTCCGCTGCTGTTCGTCGCGACCTTCCAGTCCGTCGGGATCATGGTCCTGATGCGCGGCGTCGTCGACGGCGGTGGCGAGGCGCGGGCCGTCGTCGCCGGGTCGTCCGTCCTCGTCGTGGCCTTCGTGGCGCTCAATCTGCTGGCCCAGTACTTCGGACAGCTGCGCGGCAGCGGCGGGCTCGATCACTACGCGACGCTTCCCGTGCCGCCCGCGGCCGTGGTGCTCGGTGCGGCGGGCGCGTACGCCTCCTTCACCGTGCCGGGGACGTTCGTGACCGCCGTCTTCGGCAGCGTGCTGTTCGGGCTGCCGCTGACGCATCTGTGGGTCCTTCTCGCCGTCGTCCCGCTCGCCGGCGCCGCCCTCGCCGGGCTCGGTGCCGCGCTCGGGCTGCTTGCGCCGCGGCCCGAACTGGCCACGCTGCTCGGCCAGTTGGGCATGTCCGCGGCGCTGCTGCTCGGCGTGCTGCCGGCCGACCGGATGCCGCAGGCCATCGGGTACGCGCGCGATCTGCTGCCCTCCACGTACGGCGTCGAGGCCTTCGCCCGCACCTTCGACGCCCACCCGGACTGGTCGGCCGTGGCGCTCGACCTCGCCATCTGCGCGGGGGTCGGCGTGGCCTCGCTGGCCGTCGCGACCTGGGCGTACCGCCGAGCGGCCGTGCGCTGA